Genomic window (Lewinellaceae bacterium):
GGCACAGCCGCCGAGCCGATAGAAGCCAGGGTGGCGGTCAGCACGATGGTGATCTGCTGGCTCAGGTTGAGGTCGACCAGGTGCATTTGCGCCAGGAAAACGACAGCCACCGCCTGGTACAGGCTGGTACCGTCCATGTTGACCGTAGCGCCGATGGGCAGCACGAAGTTAGTCACGTTTTGGGACACCCCGATGTTGTCGCGAACACATTCCATTGTCACTGGCAGGGTAGCAGCGCTGGAGCTGGTAGAGAAGGCCAGGAACTGCGCCGGGCTGATGCGCCGGAAAAAACCACCGTAAGACAAGCCTTTCACAAAAAAGGTGATCAGGGACGGATAAACCAGGAAGATCATCGCGCCCAGCCCCAGGAGCACGACTACCGAATAACTAAGCAACCCTTTAAAAATCTCAACGACCTCCCCGGGCGTATCCGCCATTTTGGCGATTACGCCCGCCATGAGGGCAAAAACAAAAAAGGGCGCCGCTTCCATGACGATTTCTACCATCTTCAGGAATACTTCGTTGATGCCGTTGACCAGGTCGATAACCGGTTTGGTTTTCTCGGCTGGCAACAGCAGCAGCATAATGCCGAAGAAGATGCCGAAGAAGATGACCTGCAGCATGCGCCCGCCGTCGCTGAGGGCGGCAAAGATGTTGTCCGGAACAAAATCCACAATAAATTGCAGGGGCCCCTGCTCTTTCAGTTGTTCGGCAGCGCGCATTCGCTCCTCCACGGTGCTATTGCCTTCTTCGGCCTTCATGGCTTCCGTTGCCGCAGCAACCTCGCTTGCATATTCGGGATTCGACAGGTAATTTTTCCCATCCAGTATCCTGCCGCCAGGGGTGGCATTGGCCCACAGTTCATATTTGAGGCGGTTTTTGACCCGTTGGCCTTCGTCGATGTAATTGCCTGGTTTTAAAGTGTTGACCAAAATTAACCCGATGGTGACCGCTGCCACAGTAGTCACCAGATAGGCGAAGAGCGTCTTAGCCCCCATCCGGCCCAGTTTGGCGGGGTCGGGCAGGGCAGAAACGCCGGCAATGATGGAAAACAAGACCAGCGGCACGGCGATGAACTTCAAAAGCCGGATAAAAATGGTGCCAAATGGATCGATCCAGTTAATGGTAAACTTATTCCACCCCAGGTAACTCGATACCAGAGAGTAAATAATGCCCAGGATCAGGCCGATAATGATCTTCCAGTGCAGCGGTATTCTTTTCATCATGTCGAATGTGCGGATTTGCAAGCCCCCAAAATAGAGAAATTCTCGTAAAGGGTTATATTCCCTGTTACAATACTCCTAAAAACCACCCGCCGACAATATAGAAAAAATAATATCTTACCACCACGCTAACGCGCCCCCTGCGTTCTCTCGTAACCAAAAACCTTATTATATGAACCGA
Coding sequences:
- a CDS encoding dicarboxylate/amino acid:cation symporter — encoded protein: MKRIPLHWKIIIGLILGIIYSLVSSYLGWNKFTINWIDPFGTIFIRLLKFIAVPLVLFSIIAGVSALPDPAKLGRMGAKTLFAYLVTTVAAVTIGLILVNTLKPGNYIDEGQRVKNRLKYELWANATPGGRILDGKNYLSNPEYASEVAAATEAMKAEEGNSTVEERMRAAEQLKEQGPLQFIVDFVPDNIFAALSDGGRMLQVIFFGIFFGIMLLLLPAEKTKPVIDLVNGINEVFLKMVEIVMEAAPFFVFALMAGVIAKMADTPGEVVEIFKGLLSYSVVVLLGLGAMIFLVYPSLITFFVKGLSYGGFFRRISPAQFLAFSTSSSAATLPVTMECVRDNIGVSQNVTNFVLPIGATVNMDGTSLYQAVAVVFLAQMHLVDLNLSQQITIVLTATLASIGSAAVPSAGLVMMIIVLQSVGLNPAWIAIIFPVDRILDMCRTVVNVTGDATVSTLIAKSEGELELAPEPVL